The sequence TCGCCGCCGGCCTGCGCTCGGCCGGGGTCCCCGCCGTGCGGGTGGCGGCGCTGCGTCGGCGCTCCGGCGAGCAGGTCGGCCTCGGCGTGCGTGCGCGGGCCACGGTGCGGGTCGAGGTGGCGCGCCGTGCGGCTCCCGCCGTGCGCGGCCGTCCCGTCGTGCTCGTCGACGACGTCCTGACCACCGGAGCGACGCTCGCCGCCGCGGCGGCGGCGCTGACCGTCGCGGGCGCGCTCGTCGTCGCGGGCGCGACGCTCGTCGCGACACCGGCCCCGGGCCGCGCGCGCCGCGACGGGCGGGACCTGGGACCCACCGACGCGCCGCGCGCCGGGGGCACGGTGGTCGAACGCAGCCGACGGCGTTAGCGTGGGCATCCGAGCCGACGACGTCGGGCGGCGGGACCGGTGCGAACCGGGCCCGTCCTGCCGGCGGATGAGGAGGTGGTGCCGACCGGGCCCTCGCGGGCCCCGACCGATCGCACCGGGCGGCCACGGCCGTCCCTCACCTCGGAGGAGGCTCATATGGAGATCGTGGTTGCCGGCCGGCACACGGAGGTGTCGTCGAAGTTCCGGGCGCACCTGACCGACAAGCTCGCGAAGATCGAGCAGCTGGCCCCCCGCGCGCAGCGGATCGACGTCCTCGTGTCGCACGAGGCCAACCCTCGTCAGGCGGACAGCTCGGAGCGGGTCGAGCTGACGGTCGTGGACAAGGGACCCGTCATCCGCGCCGAGGCGTGCGCGGACGACAGGTACGCCGCGCTGGACCTCGCGCTCGCCAAGCTGCTCGAGCGCCTGCGCCGGACGCGGGACCGCCGCAAGGACCACCGCAACCACACTCCGCTCACGCCCGTCGACGTGAGGCCGCCGGAGCAGATGGCCGCCGAGCCGGAGGCCGCGTCGTCCACCGACGCGGACGGCACGGTCGAGACCACGCTCGGGGACTCACCGGTCGTCATCCGGGAGAAGACGCACGAGGCGCTGCCGATGACGCTCGACGACGCGCTGTACGAGATGGAGCTCGTCGGGCACGACTTCTACCTCTTCGTCGACGCCGAGACCGCGCAGCCCGCGGTGGCCTACCGCCGACGGGGCTGGAGCTACGGCGTCATCAAGCTCGACACGCCCGTGACCGGCGTCCCCTCCGAGGAGTCGCAGGCGGCACGCGTCGGCTGACCGCCGGCCCTTCGTCAGGGCATCCCTGTCCACGGCGACGCGCCCGGTCGGTACCCCGGCCGGGCGCGTCGCCGCGTGCGGACCCCGACCACGCCGACCGCTGGACGTGACAGGGCGGGCGTCCGCAGAGCGGCCCGGGGTCCGGGTGTCGGTGGCGTTGGGCAGGATGGGGTGCGTGACCACGCCCCAGCTGACGATCCCGCAGGCGCGTCGCACCGCGCTGGCCGCGCAGGGCCTGCACCGGGCGCGGCCCGAGCGCGGCTCGGTCGGCATCCGCCAGGTGCAGCAGGTGATCGACCGCATCGGGCTGCTGCAGATCGACTCGGTCAACGTCCTCGCCCGGGCGCACCTGCTGCCGCTGTACTCCCGCCTCGGCCCGTACGACCCGGCGCTCCTCGACCGCGCGGCGGGCCGCCCGCCGCGCCGGCTCATGGAGGCGTGGGCGCACGTGGCGTCGTACGTGCCTCCGACGACGTACCGGCTGCTCGAGTGGCGGCGCCGTGCCGACCGCGACCGGTTGGGCGGGCGGCTCGTCGACGGCGTGCCGCTGCGGTCCTCGGCCGTGCTCGGCGAGGTCCGCGCGCTGATCGCCGAGCGCGGTCCCGTCACCTCCGCCCAGGTGCATGCGCTGCTCGAGGACCGCTTCCCCCGGACCGGCACCGAGTGGGGCTGGAACTGGACGGTGGCGAAGAGCGCGCTGGAGTACCTGTTCATCGTCGGCGACGCCGCGGTCGCGGGGCGCACGTCGGCGTTCGAGCGGCGGTACGACCTCGCGGAGCGCGTGCTCCCGGCCGACGTGCAGGCGCTGCCGGAACCGTCGGACGCGGACGCGGTCCGCGGGCTCGTCGAGATCTCGGCGCGCGCCCACGGCATCGGCACCGAGCGCTGCCTCGCGGACTACTTCCGGCTCGGCCAGGCCGCCACCCGGCAGGCGGTGGGGGAGCTGGTGGAGGAAGGGGTGCTCGAGCGCGTCCGCGTCGTCGGCTGGGACCGGCCGGTCGTCCGGCACGCGCAGGCGGCGCTCCCGCGCACCGCCGGAGGGGTGGCCCTGCTGAGCCCGTTCGACCCGCTGGTGTTCGAGCGGCGCCGTCTCGAGGAGCTGTTCGGGCTGCGCTACCGGATCGAGATCTACGTGCCCGCGGCACAGCGCCGCTGGGGCTACTACGTGCATCCCTTCCTGCTCGGCGACGAGATCGCCGCGCTCGTCGACCTCAAGGCGGACCGCGCCTCCCGGCGGCTGCTCGTCCAGGCGGCGCACCGGGCCCCGGCGGCCGACACGGCCGACGGCGGGAGGCCGGGCGGCCGCCGGTCGGACGACGAGGTGGCGCAGGCACTGGCGCGGGAGCTGCGCCTGGTCGCCGAGTGGCTCGCGCTCGACGACGTCGTCGCCGGGCCCGACGCGCTGGGCGGGGACCTGATGGCGCCCGTGCTCCGTGCGCTGGCGTCGGGCCAGAGCGGGTGACCCGCCGCGCCGACTTCCTGCTCGTCGCGCTGGCGGGCGTGCTGTGGGGCACCGGGGGCCTCGCGGGGGCCGAGCTGGGCGACGCCGCCGGGATCGACCCCGCCGCGGTCGCCTGCTACCGGCTGCTGGGTGGGGGCGGGCTCCTCCTGGTCGTGCTCGTCGCGCTCCGGCGGCTCCGCGGCGTGCTCGTCGCGGGTCGCGTCCGGCGCGACGTGGCCGCTCGGGTGCTCGGTACGGCGGTGCTGATCGCGGCCTTCGAGGCAGCGTACTTCGAGGCGGTCGAGCGGGCGGGCGTGGCGGTCGCGACGCTGGTCACCCTGGGGACGGCGCCGCTCCTGGTCGCCGGCGCGACGTCGCTCCGCACGCGCTCGTGGCCACCGCCCCGGACCCTGCTCGCGCTGGTGCTCGCGCTCGGCGGACTGCTGCTGCTCGTGCTCGGCCGGACCGACGCGGCGGCCACCGACGCGTGGGGGATCGTGCTCGCGCTCGTCGCGGCGGCCGCCTTCGCGTCGCTCACCGCGGTCAACGCCCGGCCGGTGCCGGGCCTGGACGGCCTGGCGGTCACGGCGCTGTCGTTCACGCTCGGCGGCCTGCTGCTGGTCCCGTTCGCGGCGGTCGCGGGCGGGCTCGGGCTCCCGGCCGACGGCGCGGGCTGGGGCTGGCTGCTCTTCCTCGCGGTGGTCCCCACCGCAGCGGCGTACAGCGCGTACTTCACGGGCCTGCGGACCGTGACCGCGACGACCGCGACGCTGCTGTCCCTGCTCGAGCCGCTCACCGCCGCCGTCCTCGCGACCGCCCTGCGCGACGAGAGGCTCGGGCCCTGGGGCGTGCTCGGATCGTCGTTGCTGGTCCTGGCCGTGGTCGTCCTGCGCCCACGCGCCGATCCCTCGCCTACCATGGTCGGGCCCGGCGGTGCCGCCGGGCTTCCGCGCCACCCCGAGCGGCCAGCGCCCGGGGCGTCTACACCAGGAGTCATGAGTGTCAGCGATCCTCGAGAAGGTCCTGCGGCTCGGTGAGGGCCGGGTCCTCAAGAAGCTGTCGGGCATCGCCGAGCAGGTCAACGCCCTCGAGGACGCCTTCGAGTCGCTCTCCGACGCGGAGCTGCGCGAGGAGACGGACCGGTTCAAGGTCCGCCTGGCCGAGGGGGAGACGCTCGACGACCTGCTGCCGGAGGCGTTCGCCGCGGTCCGCGAGGCCTCGCGCCGCACGCTGGGCCAGCGCCACTTCGACGTCCAGCTGATGGGTGGCGCCGCGCTGCACCTGGGCAACATCGCGGAGATGAAGACCGGTGAGGGCAAGACGCTCGTCGCGACCGCCCCCGCGTACCTCAACGCGCTGTCGGGCAAGGGCGTCCACGTCGTCACGGTCAACGACTACCTCGCGAGCTACCAGAGCGAGCTCATGGGCCGCGTGTTCCGGTTCCTGGGGCTGACCACGGGCTGCATCCTGTCCTCGCAGACGCCGTCGGAGCGCCGCGAGCAGTACGCCGCCGACATCACGTACGGCACCAACAACGAGTTCGGCTTCGACTACCTGCGCGACAACATGGCGTGGAGCACCGACGAGCTCGTGCAGCGCGGCCACAACTTCGCGATCGTCGACGAGGTCGACTCGATCCTCATCGACGAGGCGCGCACCCCGCTGATCATCTCCGGCCCGGCCTCGGGCGACGCCAACCGCTGGTACGGCGAGTTCGCGAAGGTCGTGCGGCGCCTGCAGGCCGAGCGCGACTACGAGGTGGACGAGAAGAAGCGCACGATCGGCGTGCTCGAGCCCGGCATCGAGCGGGTCGAGGACTACCTGGGCATCGACAACCTCTACGAGTCCCTGAACACGCCGCTGATCGGCTTCCTCAACAACGCGATCAAGGCCAAGGAGCTGTTCAAGCGCGACAAGGACTACGTCGTCATGAACGGCGAGGTCCTCATCGTCGACGAGCACACGGGCCGCATCCTGCCCGGCCGTCGCTACAACGAGGGCATGCACCAGGCGATCGAGGCCAAGGAAGGCGTCGCGATCAAGGCGGAGAACCAGACGCTCGCCACGATCACGCTGCAGAACTACTTCCGCCTGTACGGCAAGCTCGCGGGGATGACCGGTACGGCCGAGACCGAGGCCGCCGAGTTCCAGGGCACGTACAAGCTCGGCGTCGTGCCGATCCCGACCAACCGCCCGATGCAGCGCATCGACCAGAAGGACCTCGTCTACAAGAGCGAGGACGGCAAGTTCGACTCCGTGGTCGAGGACATCGTCGAGCGTCACGCCAAGGGCCAGCCGGTCCTGGTGGGCACGACGAGCGTCGAGAAGTCGGAGCTCCTGTCCACCAAGCTCCGCAAGGTCGGCGTCCCGCACGAGGTGCTCAACGCGAAGCACCACGCCCGCGAGGCCTCGATCGTCGCCCAGGCGGGCCGCAAGGGCGCTGTGACGGTCGCGACCAACATGGCCGGCCGCGGCACCGACATCATGCTCGGCGGCAACGCCGAGTTCATGGCCGTCGCGGACCTCGCCGACCGCGGGCTCGACCCGGCCGAGAACGCGGAGGAGTACGAGGCCGCGTGGCCGGGCGCGCTGGAGAAGGCGCGCGAGGCCGTGAAGGCGGAGCACGACGAGGTGGTCGAGCTCGGCGGCCTGTACGTGCTCGGCACCGAGCGCCACGAGTCGCGCCGCATCGACAACCAGCTGCGCGGCCGCTCCGGTCGTCAGGGCGACCCGGGCGAGTCCCGGTTCTACCTGTCGCTGCAGGACGACCTGATGCGCCTGTTCAACTCGGGCCTGGCGGAGTCGATGATGACGCGCGCGGGCTTCCCCGAGGACATGCCGCTCGAGTCCAAGATCGTGACCCGCGGCATCCAGTCCGCGCAGTCGCAGGTCGAGGCGCGGAACTTCGAGATCCGCAAGAACGTGCTGAAGTACGACGACGTGATGTCCCGGCAGCGCGAGGTCATCTACGAGCAGCGTCGCCGCGTGCTCGAGGGCGAGGACCTGCAGGAGCAGGTCGGACACTTCCGGTCCGACGTGCTGCGGGCGTACATCGAGGGCGCGACGGCCGAGGGTCGCCCGGAGGACTGGGACCTCGACGCGCTGTGGACGGCGCTGCGCGCCGTGTACCCCGTGACGATCGAGCCCGACGACGTCGTGGAGGAGGCGGGAGGCCCGACGCGCCTCTCGCAGGAGCTGCTCCAGCGTGAGCTGCTCTCCGACGCCGAGGTCGCGTACCGCGAGCGTGAGCAGACGATCGGCGAGGCGAACATGCGCCAGCTCGAGCGGCGCGTCACGCTGTCCGTGCTCGACCGCAAGTGGCGCGAGCACCTGTACGAGATGGACTACCTCAAGGAGGGCATCGGGCTGCGCGCGATGGCGCAGCGCGACCCGCTCGTCGAGTACCAGCGCGAGGGCTTCCAGCTCTTCAACGCGATGACCGACGCGATCAAGGAGGAGACCGTCGGCTTCCTGTTCAACCTGCAGGTGCAGGTGCAGGACGGCGAGGCTGCCGAGGGCGGCACGCAGGACGCACCCGTGGTCAGCGCCGACTCCGCCGCGGCGACTGCCGGCTCGGGGCCTCGCCTGGTCGCCAAGGGCATCGACGGACCGCAGGAGCGCGTGCCGCTGCAGTACTCGGCCCCGTCGGTCGACGGTGACGCGGGCGTCGTGACGAACGCCGCCGACCCGCAGGACGCGCCCGTCGCGGACGACGCGCAGGCGGGCAACCGTCAGGAGCGCCGTCGCGCGGCCAAGCGCAAGCGCTGACCGACGCGTCCGCCGCGGCGGACGGGAGCACGACGAGACGGAGCGGCCCCTCGGGACCGCTCCGTCTCGCTGTGCGTGCCGCCCGCTCCGCCCACGCCGCCATCTCCGCCAGGGGCGTGCGGCGCCCCCGCCCGCGTCAGCCGATCTCCAGGGCGGTGACGCGCCACGTGCGGCGGTGCGACTCGAGCCGCAGCGCGACGGCCCGGACGCGACGCCCGTCGTCGACGACCGCGGACGCCTCGAGGACGTGCGGCTCGACCGGGCACAGCCGCAGGGAGCGCACGACCGCGGCCCGCCCGGAGGCACCGGGTCCGACCGCGCGGAGCGTCGCGCCGGCGCGGGCGCGCAGTGCCTCGTAGACGCCGGGCGCGAGCCATCGCGCGAGCTGGGCCACCGACCGGCGGCCCACCAGTGCCTCGACGCTGGCCAGCGCGAGGGCGTGCGTCACCGAGCGTGGGTCCTGCTCGGGGCGCTCGGTGTCCACGACGTCGGGATCGCCGAGCGTCTCCGCGTCGGCGGCACGGAGCACGGCGACACGGGAGCGCAGGCTGGGCGGGCGTCCGTCGGAGCGTCGACGTTCGGTGCCCTGCTCGGGACGCGCGGGCGCGTGCGGGACGCGCGGCGGGTGCAGGTCGCGCAGGGGACGGACCCGGGGGACCGCCGGTGCCGCACCCGGACCGGGGCGCGTCCGGCGCGCACCGAGGCCGTGCGCGAACGACTGCTCCAGCGCG is a genomic window of Cellulomonas fulva containing:
- the hpf gene encoding ribosome hibernation-promoting factor, HPF/YfiA family produces the protein MEIVVAGRHTEVSSKFRAHLTDKLAKIEQLAPRAQRIDVLVSHEANPRQADSSERVELTVVDKGPVIRAEACADDRYAALDLALAKLLERLRRTRDRRKDHRNHTPLTPVDVRPPEQMAAEPEAASSTDADGTVETTLGDSPVVIREKTHEALPMTLDDALYEMELVGHDFYLFVDAETAQPAVAYRRRGWSYGVIKLDTPVTGVPSEESQAARVG
- a CDS encoding winged helix-turn-helix domain-containing protein, which produces MGCVTTPQLTIPQARRTALAAQGLHRARPERGSVGIRQVQQVIDRIGLLQIDSVNVLARAHLLPLYSRLGPYDPALLDRAAGRPPRRLMEAWAHVASYVPPTTYRLLEWRRRADRDRLGGRLVDGVPLRSSAVLGEVRALIAERGPVTSAQVHALLEDRFPRTGTEWGWNWTVAKSALEYLFIVGDAAVAGRTSAFERRYDLAERVLPADVQALPEPSDADAVRGLVEISARAHGIGTERCLADYFRLGQAATRQAVGELVEEGVLERVRVVGWDRPVVRHAQAALPRTAGGVALLSPFDPLVFERRRLEELFGLRYRIEIYVPAAQRRWGYYVHPFLLGDEIAALVDLKADRASRRLLVQAAHRAPAADTADGGRPGGRRSDDEVAQALARELRLVAEWLALDDVVAGPDALGGDLMAPVLRALASGQSG
- a CDS encoding EamA family transporter, which translates into the protein MTRRADFLLVALAGVLWGTGGLAGAELGDAAGIDPAAVACYRLLGGGGLLLVVLVALRRLRGVLVAGRVRRDVAARVLGTAVLIAAFEAAYFEAVERAGVAVATLVTLGTAPLLVAGATSLRTRSWPPPRTLLALVLALGGLLLLVLGRTDAAATDAWGIVLALVAAAAFASLTAVNARPVPGLDGLAVTALSFTLGGLLLVPFAAVAGGLGLPADGAGWGWLLFLAVVPTAAAYSAYFTGLRTVTATTATLLSLLEPLTAAVLATALRDERLGPWGVLGSSLLVLAVVVLRPRADPSPTMVGPGGAAGLPRHPERPAPGASTPGVMSVSDPREGPAAR
- the secA gene encoding preprotein translocase subunit SecA, giving the protein MSAILEKVLRLGEGRVLKKLSGIAEQVNALEDAFESLSDAELREETDRFKVRLAEGETLDDLLPEAFAAVREASRRTLGQRHFDVQLMGGAALHLGNIAEMKTGEGKTLVATAPAYLNALSGKGVHVVTVNDYLASYQSELMGRVFRFLGLTTGCILSSQTPSERREQYAADITYGTNNEFGFDYLRDNMAWSTDELVQRGHNFAIVDEVDSILIDEARTPLIISGPASGDANRWYGEFAKVVRRLQAERDYEVDEKKRTIGVLEPGIERVEDYLGIDNLYESLNTPLIGFLNNAIKAKELFKRDKDYVVMNGEVLIVDEHTGRILPGRRYNEGMHQAIEAKEGVAIKAENQTLATITLQNYFRLYGKLAGMTGTAETEAAEFQGTYKLGVVPIPTNRPMQRIDQKDLVYKSEDGKFDSVVEDIVERHAKGQPVLVGTTSVEKSELLSTKLRKVGVPHEVLNAKHHAREASIVAQAGRKGAVTVATNMAGRGTDIMLGGNAEFMAVADLADRGLDPAENAEEYEAAWPGALEKAREAVKAEHDEVVELGGLYVLGTERHESRRIDNQLRGRSGRQGDPGESRFYLSLQDDLMRLFNSGLAESMMTRAGFPEDMPLESKIVTRGIQSAQSQVEARNFEIRKNVLKYDDVMSRQREVIYEQRRRVLEGEDLQEQVGHFRSDVLRAYIEGATAEGRPEDWDLDALWTALRAVYPVTIEPDDVVEEAGGPTRLSQELLQRELLSDAEVAYREREQTIGEANMRQLERRVTLSVLDRKWREHLYEMDYLKEGIGLRAMAQRDPLVEYQREGFQLFNAMTDAIKEETVGFLFNLQVQVQDGEAAEGGTQDAPVVSADSAAATAGSGPRLVAKGIDGPQERVPLQYSAPSVDGDAGVVTNAADPQDAPVADDAQAGNRQERRRAAKRKR
- a CDS encoding Rv3235 family protein, which translates into the protein MTALTVAESADPTALEQSFAHGLGARRTRPGPGAAPAVPRVRPLRDLHPPRVPHAPARPEQGTERRRSDGRPPSLRSRVAVLRAADAETLGDPDVVDTERPEQDPRSVTHALALASVEALVGRRSVAQLARWLAPGVYEALRARAGATLRAVGPGASGRAAVVRSLRLCPVEPHVLEASAVVDDGRRVRAVALRLESHRRTWRVTALEIG